In Ferroplasma sp., a single window of DNA contains:
- a CDS encoding DUF2080 family transposase-associated protein, whose translation MNNVKIEETTEFTVKGFYGVIKRKVTKFGSGAKLDCPKEFLGRKV comes from the coding sequence ATGAACAATGTAAAGATTGAGGAGACAACAGAGTTCACAGTAAAGGGATTCTATGGTGTCATAAAAAGAAAGGTTACAAAGTTCGGGTCAGGGGCAAAGCTTGACTGCCCCAAGGAGTTCCTTGGCAGGAAGGTTTAA
- a CDS encoding pyruvoyl-dependent arginine decarboxylase, producing the protein MLLPKKIFFTRGIGRGETQLQSFENALRDADIAAYNLVSVSSILPPYAEIVDKSEGIKLLSYGQILFTVLARNSSNELNRMISSAIGVAVPSDRSKWGYLSEHHTFGQTENDSGHFAEKLAAEMLASTMGLDDHLKWEERKNEYVLDDKILTTKNIAATTVVLKPDEWATVIAAAVLVV; encoded by the coding sequence ATGTTACTTCCAAAGAAGATATTTTTCACCAGGGGCATAGGTCGCGGAGAGACACAGCTGCAATCATTCGAAAATGCATTGAGAGATGCTGACATCGCTGCATATAACCTGGTCAGTGTCAGTTCAATCCTTCCGCCATATGCTGAAATAGTCGATAAATCTGAGGGCATAAAGCTCCTTTCCTACGGCCAGATTTTATTTACAGTACTTGCAAGGAATTCATCCAATGAGCTTAACAGGATGATATCTTCTGCTATCGGCGTGGCAGTGCCATCTGACAGGAGCAAATGGGGGTACTTAAGTGAGCACCATACATTCGGCCAGACGGAAAACGATTCTGGGCATTTTGCTGAAAAACTTGCTGCTGAAATGCTGGCAAGCACAATGGGGCTGGATGACCATCTCAAATGGGAAGAAAGGAAAAATGAGTATGTTCTGGATGATAAGATACTTACAACAAAAAATATCGCAGCGACGACAGTGGTGCTGAAGCCCGATGAATGGGCAACAGTCATAGCCGCTGCAGTCCTAGTGGTTTAG
- the leuS gene encoding leucine--tRNA ligase, which yields MERSIEEKWRDRWAESHIFEPVADSTREKFFVTVPWPYTNGSLHVGHGRTYTLGDIVARYKRLTGYNVLFPMGFHESGTPILAFSERLRNGDKDTIRLYRSYLSEYEKPEDIDGILASFREPQNIADYFSRVIIKDFMDLGYSIDWSRKFTSADPFYQEVVKWQFNQLNGMGLIKRGSYPILYSMKDENAVGEDDIKDGDTDKVSIEEFTGVLFRGEKYSLMAASLRPETIFGVTNLWISPSAEYGMVRYREENVVMSSSGCKKFSMQHEDVQYVRDISSDEIAASEFQVPFSSEKVGVLKAEFVDPDNGTGIVYSVPGHSIFDYIYYRKEGIKNNLKKVVKVDRNVSVESLVQKYDLENNSERLKDATQELYKEEFYNGTLINSGKYSGMSVEAGREAIRKEMLERNIAYIFYETTRKAVTRSGSEVIVAVLNDQWFIDYSPEWLKEKAHLLVNSMKFYPELYRKLMNDAVDWLKERPCARRRGIGTRLPFDERWVIESLSDSTIYMLAYTNKTELENIYAHLKKIPYGILDYILLGKEVTEEYDEYTMENARKARDEFRYWYGNDLRITAPPHISNHLAFYIMNHAAIFKGKELPGGLMISGLVISNGAKISKSKGNVISLLEIINHYSADIYRLFMAAGADISSLLDWNEKDLSSVIKRYSYFTDILDAYSPGDDDGNYIYSWFKSAFYRNLKTYIADMESMNIRDSYIAIFYNVMNDLKNVENHGGNINTAMKPVLADWLKALSPIIPFAAEEYWHRHIDNNSFVSAQRLDMNIDDRIDYSVLKSENYLNRVISDIREILKIIHIDAKKATITVYGQKQKIFLEEYPNGNLDREYRTMIGDYMKNKNRIDIEMIDEYNIIEANRKYLESSLKLDITVVKSDSIQKKNPWPGRPLIEIS from the coding sequence ATGGAACGAAGCATAGAGGAAAAATGGCGTGACCGCTGGGCAGAAAGCCATATTTTCGAGCCGGTTGCAGACAGCACAAGGGAGAAATTTTTTGTAACTGTGCCCTGGCCATATACAAATGGCTCACTGCATGTGGGCCATGGGAGAACGTATACGCTGGGAGACATAGTTGCACGCTACAAAAGGCTAACTGGTTACAATGTCCTCTTTCCCATGGGATTCCATGAAAGTGGGACGCCAATCCTGGCATTCTCGGAGAGGTTGAGAAATGGTGATAAGGATACCATTAGGCTTTACAGAAGTTATCTATCCGAATATGAAAAACCGGAGGACATAGATGGAATACTGGCATCATTCAGGGAGCCACAGAATATAGCAGATTACTTTTCCAGGGTAATAATAAAGGATTTCATGGACCTCGGTTATTCCATAGACTGGAGCAGGAAGTTTACATCCGCTGATCCATTTTACCAGGAAGTTGTAAAGTGGCAGTTCAACCAGCTGAATGGGATGGGACTTATTAAAAGAGGGAGCTACCCCATACTTTACAGCATGAAGGATGAAAATGCAGTTGGGGAGGATGATATCAAGGATGGTGATACTGACAAGGTAAGCATCGAAGAATTTACCGGTGTACTGTTCAGGGGTGAAAAATATTCCCTTATGGCGGCATCCCTGAGACCTGAAACAATATTCGGTGTAACAAATCTATGGATAAGCCCATCTGCAGAATATGGAATGGTCAGGTACCGTGAAGAGAATGTAGTGATGTCCAGCAGTGGATGCAAAAAATTCTCGATGCAGCATGAGGATGTTCAGTACGTTAGGGATATCTCCTCTGATGAGATAGCAGCATCTGAATTCCAGGTACCATTCAGCAGTGAAAAGGTCGGGGTTTTAAAGGCCGAATTTGTTGACCCGGATAATGGAACCGGCATTGTGTATTCTGTGCCAGGGCACTCTATTTTTGATTATATTTACTACAGGAAGGAGGGCATAAAGAATAACTTAAAGAAAGTTGTGAAAGTTGATAGGAACGTATCAGTAGAATCACTGGTTCAAAAGTATGACCTTGAAAATAACAGTGAAAGGCTCAAGGATGCAACACAGGAACTTTATAAGGAAGAGTTTTACAACGGTACATTAATCAATTCCGGCAAATACAGTGGCATGTCTGTTGAAGCCGGAAGGGAGGCAATAAGGAAGGAAATGCTGGAAAGAAACATTGCATACATATTTTATGAGACGACAAGAAAGGCAGTAACAAGGTCAGGATCAGAAGTTATAGTTGCAGTGCTAAATGACCAATGGTTTATTGATTATTCCCCAGAATGGCTAAAAGAAAAAGCACACCTACTTGTAAATTCAATGAAATTCTATCCTGAACTTTACAGAAAGCTGATGAACGATGCTGTTGACTGGCTAAAGGAAAGGCCATGCGCCAGAAGAAGAGGCATAGGAACCAGGCTACCCTTTGATGAAAGATGGGTTATAGAATCGCTTTCAGATTCCACAATATACATGCTCGCCTATACCAATAAAACTGAGCTCGAAAATATATACGCACATCTTAAAAAAATTCCCTACGGGATACTTGATTATATACTTCTGGGTAAGGAAGTAACAGAAGAATACGATGAATATACCATGGAGAATGCAAGAAAAGCCAGGGATGAATTCAGATACTGGTACGGCAACGATTTGAGGATAACAGCACCGCCACACATATCTAACCACCTGGCCTTCTATATAATGAATCATGCAGCCATTTTCAAGGGGAAGGAGCTACCTGGGGGACTGATGATATCGGGACTCGTCATATCAAATGGTGCTAAGATATCAAAAAGCAAGGGAAATGTAATATCTCTCCTGGAGATAATAAATCATTATTCTGCCGATATATACAGACTTTTCATGGCAGCAGGGGCCGATATTTCATCACTTCTTGACTGGAATGAAAAAGATCTTTCTTCTGTAATAAAAAGGTATTCATATTTTACTGACATTCTTGATGCCTATTCTCCAGGAGATGATGATGGTAATTATATTTATTCATGGTTCAAATCCGCATTTTACAGGAATTTAAAAACATATATTGCTGACATGGAGTCAATGAACATTAGAGATTCATATATAGCGATATTTTACAATGTCATGAACGATCTCAAGAATGTTGAAAACCACGGAGGCAATATCAATACTGCCATGAAACCTGTCCTTGCGGACTGGTTAAAAGCCCTTTCTCCAATAATACCCTTCGCCGCTGAAGAGTACTGGCACAGGCATATAGACAACAATAGTTTTGTCAGTGCGCAGAGGCTGGATATGAACATAGATGACAGAATAGATTACAGTGTTTTAAAATCTGAAAACTATCTTAACAGAGTAATATCAGACATAAGGGAAATCCTCAAAATTATTCATATTGATGCTAAAAAGGCTACTATCACAGTTTATGGGCAGAAACAGAAAATATTCCTTGAGGAGTATCCTAATGGAAATCTGGATAGAGAATACCGCACCATGATAGGCGATTACATGAAAAACAAAAACAGGATTGATATAGAGATGATTGATGAATACAATATAATAGAGGCAAATAGAAAATACCTCGAGTCTTCACTCAAGCTTGATATTACTGTCGTAAAATCTGACAGCATACAGAAGAAAAACCCATGGCCTGGGAGGCCCCTCATAGAGATCAGCTAA
- a CDS encoding archease, with protein MIYDILDHTADLKVKIYGNSYTAIFQNSVITISDLIVDRKLLRPDFNKTIEIEKNTPDNILVNLLNDILFYMEYENVIYFSSKLDFTENRLQGGIFGSSIPDNAEYRNVIKAATYYDLKVNPEHGFAIVVFDI; from the coding sequence ATGATTTATGATATACTGGATCATACTGCAGATCTTAAGGTTAAAATATATGGAAATTCCTATACTGCAATTTTTCAGAATTCTGTAATAACAATCTCAGATTTAATAGTGGATAGAAAGCTTCTGAGACCTGATTTTAATAAGACCATTGAAATTGAAAAAAATACTCCTGACAACATACTGGTGAATTTACTCAATGACATCCTATTTTATATGGAATATGAGAATGTTATATATTTCAGTTCAAAATTAGATTTTACAGAAAACCGACTTCAAGGCGGCATATTTGGGTCCAGCATTCCAGATAATGCAGAGTACAGAAATGTTATAAAGGCAGCCACATACTATGATCTCAAGGTTAACCCGGAACATGGGTTTGCCATTGTTGTATTCGATATCTGA
- the tes gene encoding tetraether lipid synthase Tes: MVLTEERNKSEVRLANDFEISRNAPFKTVDEFLKSMGHLITDDMLVLRVTESLCPLCADEEKFDQMRIPAIVYEEGGEVDLIKECAEHGITKEKYWEDYDMYEEAKKFQDKEGTKILNPNVAVYADKIVCPTHCGLCVKHKSHTGLGNVVITNRCDLSCWYCFFYAKENEPIYEPSLDQIRLMLRRMRNEKPVGANAVQITGGEPTLRDDIIDVIRIAREEGYEHVQMNTNSVRAAYDPDFVKRARDAGSNVVYTSFDGPTPRSNPKNFWEIPMALEHYKQAPMGVVLVPTVIGGINDMYLGDMIKFAKSNMDVVRGLNFQPVSLVGRMSDRARARQRITIPGAIKKIEQQLDGAIGREDFFTVPATTDVSNFVAALKGHPTYKLSIHFACGMGTYIFVDNDKIIPVTRFVDVKGMFEYLSELGDDIKYAKWQAPKKVESVTKLLLHLKKFVDYSKAPEGFKLKDMVYNAFTEGDYHGLKAFHYKSLFVGFMHFQDPYTYDVDRVERCDIHYAMPDGRVIPFCAFNVIPELYRDSTQRKYSIPANVYEEKTGFDLKKDKYFRKYTVEEKKRIIRFYERSLGRNLTSKEIGLDLDKDEIPMISSVNPDQ; encoded by the coding sequence ATGGTATTGACAGAAGAAAGAAATAAATCCGAGGTCAGACTGGCGAATGACTTTGAGATAAGTAGAAACGCGCCTTTCAAGACTGTAGATGAATTCTTGAAAAGTATGGGCCATTTAATTACAGACGATATGCTTGTTTTAAGAGTAACAGAAAGCTTATGCCCACTATGTGCAGATGAGGAGAAATTCGATCAGATGAGAATTCCCGCAATCGTGTATGAGGAAGGGGGAGAAGTTGACCTTATCAAAGAATGCGCTGAACATGGTATAACAAAGGAAAAGTACTGGGAAGACTACGATATGTATGAGGAGGCAAAAAAATTCCAGGACAAGGAAGGCACAAAAATATTAAATCCCAATGTTGCAGTATATGCAGATAAAATTGTATGCCCCACTCACTGTGGTCTCTGTGTAAAGCACAAATCCCATACAGGACTTGGAAACGTTGTTATAACCAACAGGTGCGATCTATCATGCTGGTACTGCTTCTTCTATGCAAAGGAAAACGAGCCCATATATGAGCCGTCTCTGGATCAGATAAGATTAATGCTCAGAAGAATGAGAAACGAGAAACCAGTTGGAGCCAACGCAGTGCAGATAACAGGTGGAGAGCCAACCCTTAGGGATGATATTATAGATGTAATAAGAATCGCAAGGGAAGAAGGCTATGAACACGTCCAGATGAACACGAACAGTGTAAGGGCAGCATATGACCCTGACTTTGTCAAGAGGGCAAGGGATGCAGGATCTAACGTTGTTTATACAAGTTTTGATGGGCCGACACCAAGATCAAACCCCAAGAACTTCTGGGAAATACCCATGGCACTGGAGCATTACAAGCAGGCACCAATGGGTGTTGTACTTGTGCCCACTGTTATAGGTGGGATAAACGATATGTACCTTGGAGATATGATAAAGTTTGCAAAATCCAATATGGACGTTGTAAGGGGACTCAATTTCCAGCCAGTAAGCCTTGTGGGAAGGATGTCAGACCGTGCAAGGGCAAGGCAGAGAATAACAATCCCTGGAGCAATAAAGAAGATCGAGCAGCAGCTTGATGGTGCAATAGGAAGGGAGGACTTCTTTACCGTGCCGGCAACAACAGATGTATCCAACTTCGTGGCTGCACTTAAAGGCCATCCAACATACAAATTATCCATACACTTTGCATGTGGAATGGGAACATACATATTCGTTGATAATGACAAGATCATACCTGTAACAAGGTTTGTTGATGTCAAGGGAATGTTTGAATACCTCTCAGAGCTTGGAGACGACATAAAATACGCAAAATGGCAGGCACCAAAGAAGGTAGAATCCGTTACAAAACTTCTGTTACACCTGAAGAAATTCGTGGATTACAGCAAGGCACCTGAGGGATTCAAGCTGAAAGATATGGTATATAATGCATTCACAGAGGGAGATTACCACGGACTGAAAGCTTTCCATTACAAGTCTCTGTTTGTAGGGTTCATGCATTTCCAGGATCCGTATACATACGATGTGGACCGTGTGGAGAGATGCGATATACACTATGCGATGCCAGATGGAAGGGTAATACCTTTCTGTGCATTCAATGTGATACCGGAGCTTTACAGGGATTCAACACAGAGAAAGTATTCTATACCTGCAAATGTGTATGAGGAGAAAACCGGATTTGACCTGAAAAAGGACAAATATTTCAGGAAATACACCGTGGAGGAAAAGAAGAGAATCATAAGATTCTATGAGAGAAGCCTTGGAAGAAATCTTACCTCCAAGGAAATAGGACTTGACCTGGACAAGGACGAAATCCCAATGATTTCATCCGTAAACCCGGATCAATAA
- a CDS encoding winged helix-turn-helix domain-containing protein, translating into MVQNKLQTVNSVESDEEKNVVVRTYMGRPSKLHENQMCILKNCIEDKKVCTVREIQKYIEDEFDVTYSSKEVREILRKFNLNYYPLLRKYTYASYYNEKIIKKFDF; encoded by the coding sequence ATGGTACAGAATAAATTACAGACTGTCAATTCAGTTGAAAGTGATGAAGAAAAGAATGTGGTAGTTAGAACATACATGGGCAGGCCTTCCAAATTGCACGAGAACCAGATGTGCATACTGAAAAACTGCATAGAAGATAAAAAAGTTTGCACCGTACGTGAAATCCAGAAATATATAGAAGATGAGTTTGACGTTACATATTCATCAAAGGAAGTCAGGGAAATTCTCAGGAAATTTAACCTTAATTATTATCCATTATTGAGAAAATATACATATGCCAGCTACTAT